From a single Halodesulfovibrio marinisediminis DSM 17456 genomic region:
- a CDS encoding carbon starvation CstA family protein has protein sequence MVYFFIAAAMLIIGYFTYGKLVENIFGADDSIPTPAVRLEDGVDFVRIKKWNINLIQLLNIAGLGPIFGPILGALYGPVALVWVVIGCIFAGAVHDYFSGMLSVREDGKSVPEIVGANLGLTAKQLMNIISIVLLLLVGVVFVLGPAALLAKKISFGLDPAVAKYVWTGFIFVYYFIATILPVDKIIGRIYPLFGVALLIMAFGLLTMLIVKGYDFYPNGLDLRNTHPNDLPMWPLIFITIACGAISGFHATQSPLMARCLPKESDGRPVFYGAMIGEGLIALVWVTLGMSFYQTPEALQAALANGGPAAVVDQISTTLMGPVGGLLAIIGVIALPITSGDTAFRSARLIIADFFKFSQKENSKRLMIAIPLFLVGFAITKTEFAVIWRYFGLTNQSLATIVLWTAGVYLARHAKTHWIATIPATFMTAVSTTYLCNAKIGFNMPYETSVIVGAAFAALCFAWFMFKSGKLAASTK, from the coding sequence ATGGTTTACTTTTTTATTGCTGCTGCAATGCTTATCATTGGGTACTTCACCTACGGTAAGCTTGTAGAAAACATCTTTGGTGCTGATGACAGCATCCCAACTCCTGCAGTCCGCCTTGAAGACGGCGTTGACTTTGTCCGCATAAAAAAATGGAACATCAACCTTATCCAGCTGCTCAACATCGCAGGTCTCGGTCCTATTTTTGGTCCTATCCTTGGTGCCCTCTACGGCCCTGTTGCGCTTGTCTGGGTTGTTATCGGTTGCATTTTCGCAGGAGCGGTTCACGACTACTTCTCCGGCATGCTTTCTGTCCGCGAAGATGGTAAGTCAGTTCCGGAAATCGTTGGTGCTAACCTTGGCCTCACTGCTAAACAACTTATGAACATTATTTCCATCGTCCTGCTGCTGCTCGTAGGCGTGGTATTTGTTCTCGGCCCTGCTGCACTGCTTGCAAAGAAAATCAGCTTTGGTCTCGATCCTGCGGTTGCTAAATACGTCTGGACCGGATTTATTTTTGTATACTACTTCATCGCTACTATTCTTCCTGTTGATAAAATCATCGGGCGAATTTACCCGCTCTTCGGGGTCGCGCTGCTTATCATGGCATTCGGCCTGCTTACTATGCTGATTGTTAAAGGGTACGACTTCTACCCTAACGGCCTTGATCTGCGCAACACACACCCTAACGATCTGCCAATGTGGCCACTCATCTTCATCACCATTGCGTGTGGTGCCATTTCCGGCTTCCACGCTACCCAGTCTCCACTTATGGCTCGCTGCCTTCCTAAAGAAAGCGACGGTCGTCCGGTATTCTACGGTGCAATGATCGGTGAAGGTCTTATTGCTCTCGTATGGGTAACCCTCGGCATGAGCTTCTACCAGACTCCAGAAGCGCTGCAGGCAGCTCTCGCAAATGGTGGTCCGGCTGCTGTTGTAGACCAGATTTCCACAACCCTCATGGGACCTGTGGGTGGTCTGCTTGCAATCATCGGTGTTATTGCTCTGCCAATCACCTCCGGTGACACCGCATTCCGTTCCGCCCGTCTCATCATTGCAGACTTCTTTAAGTTCTCTCAGAAAGAGAACTCCAAGCGTCTTATGATTGCAATCCCGCTCTTCCTTGTCGGTTTTGCAATCACTAAAACTGAGTTTGCAGTAATCTGGCGCTACTTCGGTCTCACCAACCAGTCCCTCGCAACTATTGTTCTCTGGACTGCGGGTGTGTACCTTGCACGCCACGCTAAAACACACTGGATTGCAACCATTCCGGCAACCTTTATGACTGCCGTTTCTACAACCTACCTGTGTAATGCAAAAATAGGCTTTAACATGCCTTACGAAACCTCTGTTATCGTTGGTGCGGCTTTCGCAGCACTCTGCTTCGCATGGTTCATGTTCAAAAGCGGCAAACTAGCAGCTTCAACCAAGTAG
- a CDS encoding FliI/YscN family ATPase has translation MIDPRGALELLENLEPSQSFGKVNKVVGLIVEGCGIKAPLGAVCQLIPEEGAEQIPAEVVGFRDGNILFMPYGEMRGIKPGSLIRNSSLPPTFPVGNDMLGKAFDAFGNELGSESPLLSAEAYKPLYATPPNPLSRARIVEPLDVGVRSINSLITLGKGQRVGIMAGSGVGKSTLMGMMARYTEADINVIALIGERGREVLEFMEKDLGPEGMKRSVLLVATSDQSPLVRMRAAYAATAVAEFYRDQGKNVLLMMDSVTRFAMAAREVGLATGEPPTTKGYTPTVFTQLPKLLERAGNSDKGSITGIYTVLVDGDDFNEPIADAVRSILDGHIVLTRDLADNGHYPAIDVLRSVSRLRGDICSREIIEEGQSVTKLLAAYKKVEDMVNIGAYSHGSNPVVDKAISMVPKVNEFLQQRVEDPCSIEEAFSQLHALVQQ, from the coding sequence ATGATCGACCCGCGTGGTGCCCTTGAGCTGCTGGAAAACCTTGAACCAAGCCAGTCTTTCGGCAAGGTAAACAAGGTGGTCGGTCTGATCGTAGAAGGGTGTGGAATCAAAGCTCCTCTCGGAGCGGTATGTCAGCTTATTCCGGAAGAAGGCGCAGAGCAGATTCCGGCAGAGGTTGTAGGCTTTCGAGACGGCAATATTCTTTTCATGCCGTATGGTGAGATGCGAGGCATTAAACCAGGGTCACTTATCCGTAACTCTAGCCTGCCGCCAACTTTTCCTGTGGGCAATGACATGCTCGGCAAAGCGTTTGATGCGTTTGGTAACGAGCTTGGATCAGAATCGCCTCTACTTTCTGCAGAGGCTTATAAGCCGTTGTACGCAACACCGCCAAACCCGCTTTCACGTGCACGTATTGTTGAACCGTTGGACGTTGGAGTTCGCTCTATCAACAGTCTTATTACTCTTGGTAAAGGACAGCGTGTGGGTATTATGGCTGGTTCCGGTGTTGGTAAGTCAACTCTTATGGGTATGATGGCTCGCTATACTGAGGCAGACATTAACGTCATTGCGCTGATCGGCGAACGTGGTCGTGAGGTTCTTGAGTTTATGGAAAAGGATTTGGGGCCGGAGGGTATGAAGCGTTCAGTTTTGCTCGTGGCAACATCCGACCAGTCTCCGCTTGTCCGTATGCGTGCTGCATATGCTGCAACCGCGGTGGCAGAATTTTACCGTGATCAGGGCAAAAACGTTCTGCTCATGATGGACTCTGTGACCCGATTTGCAATGGCTGCACGTGAAGTTGGTCTTGCAACAGGTGAACCGCCAACAACCAAGGGCTACACTCCGACAGTATTTACACAGCTTCCGAAGCTTCTGGAACGCGCAGGCAATAGTGATAAAGGTAGTATTACCGGAATCTACACCGTTCTTGTGGACGGTGACGATTTCAACGAACCAATCGCTGATGCCGTTCGTTCTATTCTCGACGGACATATTGTTTTAACGCGTGATCTTGCGGATAACGGACATTATCCTGCAATCGATGTATTGCGTTCTGTATCCCGTCTTCGTGGTGATATTTGTTCCCGCGAAATTATTGAGGAAGGACAGTCTGTAACTAAGTTGCTGGCTGCGTACAAGAAAGTGGAAGATATGGTTAACATTGGTGCATATTCCCACGGTTCTAACCCTGTGGTGGATAAGGCAATTTCAATGGTGCCGAAGGTAAACGAATTTTTGCAGCAGCGCGTTGAGGATCCTTGTAGCATCGAGGAAGCCTTCTCTCAGTTGCATGCATTAGTACAACAATAA
- a CDS encoding FliH/SctL family protein, translating to MSSSNILSGDILSDTAAPKGVAAWGTIFTGPGSANEHTLEGVEGTRTRQWDDATEAAYMERVRERAAERAANILAKAREEAEWIKEKARQEGYEQGCQQAEQELAAVQQQHAESVSSVLGAIQGQCSNIFDNWRSDLITVVRSSVERVCAVELSENRQASMEKLFAEAVQVLDDRRQLVITVHPDDESMVSAIIQNAQHHYNGLEAWTVKSAPTVAAGGIIVESHDGMVDNTITSRKQAVDEILDQLVIPEDKI from the coding sequence ATGTCTTCATCTAACATTCTCTCTGGCGATATTTTATCCGACACAGCCGCACCGAAAGGTGTGGCTGCGTGGGGTACCATTTTTACCGGTCCCGGTTCCGCTAATGAGCATACCCTTGAAGGCGTGGAAGGAACTCGTACCCGACAGTGGGATGATGCTACAGAAGCCGCCTACATGGAACGTGTTCGTGAACGTGCAGCAGAGCGGGCTGCAAATATTCTTGCAAAAGCACGAGAAGAAGCCGAGTGGATTAAAGAAAAAGCACGGCAGGAAGGCTATGAACAGGGATGTCAGCAGGCTGAGCAGGAACTGGCAGCAGTTCAGCAGCAGCACGCGGAGTCTGTATCCAGTGTTCTTGGTGCTATTCAAGGCCAGTGCTCCAATATCTTTGATAACTGGCGGAGTGACCTCATAACTGTTGTGCGTTCATCTGTTGAGCGTGTATGTGCAGTAGAGTTGTCAGAAAATCGTCAGGCATCCATGGAAAAGCTTTTTGCAGAGGCTGTGCAAGTTCTTGATGATCGCAGACAGCTTGTGATTACTGTGCACCCGGATGATGAATCCATGGTTTCCGCTATTATTCAGAATGCCCAGCATCATTACAATGGATTGGAAGCATGGACCGTAAAGTCTGCTCCGACTGTTGCTGCTGGTGGTATCATTGTCGAAAGCCATGATGGCATGGTGGATAACACCATCACCAGCCGTAAACAGGCTGTAGATGAAATTTTAGATCAGCTTGTGATTCCAGAGGATAAAATATGA
- the fliG gene encoding flagellar motor switch protein FliG — MGDKFTAETFKRLDRADIAQISKAMMELDTVPKEDVEDILREFHHSMIAGKEMISGGEEATRRMLLKNLDSETAKYIMDALELDNGPAPFRELENVSPRILSQILRNEHPQTLALILGHLHSDQAAELIQMLPAGIRPEVLMRLARLEAVPEDMLMAVDKVLQSQLIAMGGKEGKKVGGVAAVAEILNAVDRATEEEVLAEIEEESVQMAEDIRNLMFVFEDVATLDGRGIRELLKEVSNEDMTLALKGASEEMQDVFFSNMSERAATMIREDLDIMGPTKLSDVEGAQQSIVKIVRRLEMEGRIAIGRGGNDVFI; from the coding sequence ATGGGGGACAAGTTCACCGCTGAGACCTTTAAACGTCTCGACCGTGCAGACATTGCCCAAATTTCAAAAGCCATGATGGAACTGGATACAGTTCCTAAAGAAGATGTTGAAGATATTTTACGAGAGTTTCACCATTCAATGATCGCGGGCAAAGAGATGATTTCCGGTGGTGAGGAAGCCACCCGTCGTATGCTCCTGAAAAACCTTGATAGTGAAACCGCCAAGTACATTATGGATGCACTGGAACTGGATAACGGCCCAGCTCCATTCCGTGAACTTGAGAACGTAAGTCCACGCATTCTTTCTCAGATTCTGCGTAACGAACACCCGCAGACACTGGCACTCATTCTTGGTCACCTGCATTCAGATCAGGCGGCAGAGCTTATTCAGATGCTCCCTGCCGGTATCAGACCGGAAGTGCTTATGCGTCTTGCTCGTCTCGAGGCAGTACCGGAAGATATGCTTATGGCAGTGGATAAGGTGCTGCAAAGCCAGCTCATTGCAATGGGGGGCAAGGAAGGCAAGAAAGTGGGCGGCGTTGCTGCTGTTGCGGAAATCCTCAACGCAGTGGACCGTGCTACGGAAGAAGAAGTTCTCGCAGAGATCGAAGAAGAATCTGTACAGATGGCAGAAGACATTCGAAACCTCATGTTCGTATTCGAAGACGTGGCAACACTGGATGGTCGTGGTATCCGCGAGCTGCTGAAAGAAGTATCCAACGAGGATATGACTCTGGCACTCAAAGGTGCTTCCGAAGAAATGCAGGATGTGTTCTTCAGCAATATGTCCGAGCGTGCGGCAACAATGATCCGAGAAGATTTGGATATCATGGGGCCTACAAAGCTTTCAGATGTAGAGGGTGCACAGCAGTCGATTGTAAAGATTGTACGCCGTCTCGAAATGGAAGGACGAATAGCCATCGGACGCGGAGGCAACGATGTCTTCATCTAA
- the fliF gene encoding flagellar basal-body MS-ring/collar protein FliF, with protein MSPMLNDAVDRTKNFWSSITLSQRVFIGGLALTVLGVFFALLFWLNKPDMQLLYSNLALEDANRIVKVLQAEKVSYSLENNGSSILVPADKVYDMRIKIAGEGGLTGQGIGFEVFDDVKVGQTEFVQKINYQRALQGELSRTITEFPAVESSRVHLVIPQKSLFIEEEMPPSASVVLTIAEGKKMTDKDVMAIVNLITMSVEGLDKGRVSIADTKGTVLYHPEDENSVEGMTATQFDHKQTIQRNLEMRIQELLYPIIGAGKVIAKVNADLDFSQRTIRKELYDPSSSVVRSEQKSEETTRGSANLEAGTPDANFRGDGIGGSISQQDATRETSTINYEINKEEQNIVTPVGQVDRLSIAVVVDGMYAASPDTGEMVFTPRSEEEMTRIQELVSNAVGFESSRGDAIEVSCIAFGELDVERERSLAEVIGDYALRMGKPILNAVLVFLFLLLIVRPVILALIRPKVEAGEVMEGLEGLPLGEERIALIEGEEELDALDALKKIEDIKAHALQISEQNMEQAVGILKSWLKDTGGHKVGHSA; from the coding sequence ATGTCCCCCATGTTAAACGATGCTGTCGATCGCACTAAAAATTTCTGGTCGAGTATTACCCTCTCGCAAAGGGTCTTTATCGGCGGTCTTGCACTTACTGTGCTCGGCGTATTCTTTGCGCTGTTGTTTTGGCTGAATAAGCCGGACATGCAGTTGTTGTATTCTAACCTTGCTCTTGAGGATGCAAATAGAATTGTTAAAGTCCTTCAGGCTGAAAAAGTTTCCTATAGCTTGGAGAACAATGGTTCCAGCATCCTTGTTCCAGCAGATAAAGTATACGACATGCGTATCAAGATTGCCGGTGAAGGTGGTTTAACTGGGCAGGGCATTGGCTTCGAAGTCTTTGACGATGTAAAAGTCGGACAAACAGAATTTGTACAGAAAATTAATTACCAGCGTGCTCTTCAGGGTGAATTAAGCCGTACTATTACAGAATTCCCTGCGGTTGAATCCTCACGTGTACATCTGGTGATCCCTCAGAAAAGTCTGTTTATTGAAGAAGAGATGCCACCGTCTGCATCTGTTGTTTTGACCATCGCAGAAGGTAAAAAAATGACAGACAAAGACGTAATGGCAATCGTCAACCTTATTACCATGTCTGTTGAAGGTCTGGATAAAGGTCGTGTGTCCATTGCGGATACTAAAGGTACTGTGCTGTACCATCCTGAAGACGAAAATTCCGTTGAAGGCATGACTGCAACCCAGTTTGATCACAAGCAGACCATCCAGAGAAATCTGGAAATGCGCATTCAGGAACTTTTGTATCCTATCATCGGCGCAGGCAAGGTTATTGCGAAAGTTAACGCTGACCTTGATTTCAGCCAGCGTACAATCCGTAAGGAACTGTACGACCCATCAAGTTCTGTTGTTCGTTCAGAACAGAAAAGCGAGGAAACAACCCGCGGCAGCGCTAACCTTGAAGCAGGCACCCCTGATGCTAACTTCCGAGGTGACGGCATCGGCGGCAGCATCAGCCAGCAGGATGCAACTCGCGAAACATCAACCATCAACTATGAAATTAACAAAGAAGAGCAGAACATCGTGACCCCTGTAGGGCAGGTGGACCGCTTGAGCATTGCAGTAGTTGTTGATGGCATGTACGCAGCCAGCCCTGATACAGGCGAAATGGTCTTTACTCCGCGTTCAGAAGAAGAAATGACGCGTATTCAAGAGCTTGTTTCAAATGCAGTAGGGTTTGAATCTTCCCGCGGTGACGCCATTGAAGTTTCCTGTATCGCTTTTGGCGAACTGGATGTAGAACGCGAACGCAGTCTTGCTGAAGTAATCGGGGACTATGCACTGCGCATGGGTAAGCCGATTCTGAACGCAGTACTCGTATTTCTCTTCCTTCTGCTCATCGTTCGCCCGGTTATTCTTGCTCTCATTCGACCTAAGGTTGAAGCAGGTGAGGTTATGGAAGGACTTGAAGGTCTTCCATTGGGTGAAGAGCGCATAGCGCTTATTGAAGGCGAAGAAGAGCTTGATGCATTGGATGCACTGAAGAAGATTGAAGACATTAAGGCGCATGCATTACAGATTTCCGAACAGAACATGGAACAGGCTGTAGGCATCTTGAAGTCTTGGCTTAAAGATACCGGAGGGCATAAAGTTGGCCACTCAGCTTAA
- the fliE gene encoding flagellar hook-basal body complex protein FliE — protein MSIQSVGMKAYSEALSSFASGNKKVQQSTASEEKTTTSFMETVEASVKKVNDMQQEKSGMIESFASGEQQNVHELMITLQKASVAMNLTSAVRNKVLNAYNEISKMQF, from the coding sequence ATGTCTATTCAAAGTGTAGGAATGAAGGCGTATTCAGAAGCGTTAAGCAGCTTTGCGTCTGGAAATAAAAAGGTGCAGCAGTCCACTGCATCTGAAGAAAAAACAACCACATCTTTTATGGAAACTGTTGAAGCATCTGTGAAGAAAGTAAACGACATGCAGCAAGAAAAATCTGGCATGATTGAATCTTTCGCTTCAGGTGAGCAGCAGAATGTTCACGAGCTTATGATTACGTTGCAGAAAGCAAGTGTTGCAATGAACCTTACATCAGCCGTACGTAATAAGGTTCTTAATGCATACAACGAAATCAGCAAAATGCAGTTCTAG
- the flgC gene encoding flagellar basal body rod protein FlgC — MDFMTALDIGASALSTERTSMNIISMNLANAKTTRTPEGGPYRRKTVILEATEVDHPFSKQMQSAMDRDLRGVRVKHVAQDKRPLKQVYEPGHPDANEEGYVFYPDINVVEEMANLMTVQRSYEANITSMDAVKTMYNKALDLGRG, encoded by the coding sequence ATGGATTTCATGACAGCACTCGATATCGGAGCTTCTGCGCTCAGTACTGAGCGTACAAGCATGAACATTATCTCTATGAACCTTGCTAACGCTAAGACTACTCGTACACCGGAAGGCGGTCCGTATCGTCGTAAGACCGTAATTCTTGAGGCAACTGAGGTAGACCATCCATTCAGTAAGCAGATGCAGTCTGCAATGGACAGGGATTTACGCGGTGTACGTGTGAAGCATGTTGCGCAGGATAAGCGCCCACTTAAGCAGGTGTATGAACCTGGTCATCCAGATGCAAATGAAGAAGGATATGTATTTTATCCGGACATCAACGTGGTGGAAGAGATGGCGAACCTTATGACTGTACAGCGCAGCTATGAGGCAAATATCACTTCAATGGATGCTGTAAAAACCATGTACAACAAAGCATTGGATCTTGGCCGCGGCTAA
- the flgB gene encoding flagellar basal body rod protein FlgB, translated as MKGLFETPMLLSAKVMDMQLQRQNVVMSNMANIKTHGYLARRVKFEEDLQKALNIDGRGKMTRTSGKHVPATFDPKNFGPEWEKKMPMRIVHGEDRVDMDKEMAVMAKNTMRYNTLATVVKSNFEGLKSVISSGAK; from the coding sequence ATGAAAGGGTTATTTGAAACCCCTATGTTGCTCAGTGCAAAGGTTATGGACATGCAGCTGCAGCGTCAGAATGTTGTCATGAGTAACATGGCTAACATTAAAACTCACGGGTATCTCGCCCGTAGAGTTAAGTTTGAAGAAGATCTTCAAAAAGCGCTGAACATTGACGGTCGTGGAAAAATGACACGTACGTCCGGCAAACATGTTCCTGCTACATTCGATCCGAAAAACTTCGGCCCTGAATGGGAAAAGAAAATGCCGATGCGTATTGTTCATGGTGAAGACCGTGTGGATATGGATAAGGAAATGGCTGTAATGGCTAAAAATACCATGCGCTACAACACACTGGCTACAGTGGTCAAAAGTAACTTTGAAGGCTTAAAAAGCGTTATTTCAAGCGGAGCTAAATAA
- a CDS encoding tetratricopeptide repeat protein, producing the protein MSDYQTLKVLGEYHLALGDTKKAIECFEGAMELNNESSEPLLGLAAVSIFEGDYESALTLYKQAASIEPSSRAHAGIGLVLAEQGNHDESFTHFLTALSINPVDKVALNCLLQQGYSTERVEEILPAFARALEEDSTDTAVRFSYATCLFSTDRKEESIAEFNEILRLDPEHEATKEVLSHIAA; encoded by the coding sequence ATGAGCGACTACCAGACATTAAAAGTACTTGGCGAATACCATCTCGCGTTAGGCGATACCAAAAAAGCAATTGAATGCTTTGAAGGCGCTATGGAGCTTAACAACGAATCTTCTGAGCCGCTTCTCGGCCTCGCAGCAGTAAGCATCTTCGAAGGAGACTACGAATCCGCACTTACTCTGTATAAACAGGCTGCTTCCATTGAACCTAGCTCCCGTGCGCATGCCGGTATCGGCCTTGTTCTTGCGGAACAGGGTAACCACGATGAGAGTTTTACCCATTTCCTTACTGCTCTTTCCATTAACCCAGTTGACAAAGTTGCACTTAACTGCCTTCTCCAGCAGGGATACAGCACTGAGCGCGTTGAGGAAATCCTTCCTGCTTTTGCACGTGCCCTTGAAGAAGACAGCACCGATACTGCTGTTCGCTTCTCCTACGCAACCTGTCTCTTCTCTACAGACCGTAAAGAAGAATCTATTGCTGAATTCAACGAAATTTTACGCCTCGACCCAGAGCATGAGGCAACCAAAGAAGTATTATCGCACATCGCTGCATAA
- a CDS encoding putative bifunctional diguanylate cyclase/phosphodiesterase — translation MAGATVPTSTEPEKTERTRQTKSIFSANDSARDMVLYSPLWEFWYSADGTLEVVSNACETCCGYEAKHFYRNSRFMEAILIEEHLPLWYGLWRKLDEGENYATAEFQIRLPDSKKRWMKFEASRALDSDGCYCGIRAFCHDITSHRSVVQQLMHFTWHDSLTKLPNRSKCIEKIKKAISRAQATGHWNFSIVYIDIDRFKNINDSLGHEAGDAILCKLADRLRDATYGFETVFRIGGDEFVLIYEDTSDHQSVHRSIEALIQGIKRPIAWNNKQIHMSASFGIMHGEMEVDTPERYLQNAHVALNHGRSNGTDGVTVYDAQIFSNALKLISMELDLHNALINQEFFLVYQPVVDTITRAVTGFEALIRWKNSQGKIISPTKFIPLAEETGLILQLGEWVLLEACSTLAEWRRTNPLFKNLKVNVNLSARQLSDLELTDIVSRILTKTNLPPECLRLEVTETMLMENPDYADITLRRLRALGVGLCIDDFGTGYSSLMYLQQFPISNLKIDRSFVNDMEKNPANYEIVKAVVALAHALGLTVVAEGVEEEEQRIMLLEAGCDFSQGYLFSRPIPPQEIPNIVSIMQAPQKCLPQAG, via the coding sequence ATGGCAGGAGCTACGGTTCCAACAAGTACAGAGCCAGAGAAGACAGAACGCACACGGCAAACTAAGTCTATTTTCTCTGCAAACGACTCTGCACGCGACATGGTGCTTTACTCACCTCTATGGGAATTTTGGTACTCCGCCGATGGAACACTTGAAGTGGTCTCCAACGCTTGCGAAACATGCTGCGGGTACGAAGCAAAGCACTTTTACCGTAACTCAAGGTTCATGGAAGCCATCCTCATCGAAGAACATCTTCCGCTATGGTACGGGCTATGGCGCAAGTTGGATGAGGGGGAAAATTATGCAACGGCAGAATTTCAAATTCGACTTCCAGACAGCAAAAAACGCTGGATGAAGTTTGAAGCCAGCCGTGCCCTTGATTCCGACGGATGCTATTGCGGCATCCGTGCATTCTGTCACGACATCACATCACATCGCAGCGTAGTACAGCAGCTCATGCACTTTACTTGGCATGACAGCCTTACCAAACTACCCAACCGAAGCAAGTGTATTGAAAAAATCAAAAAAGCAATTTCCCGTGCTCAAGCTACAGGGCATTGGAATTTTTCCATCGTCTATATCGACATTGATCGCTTCAAAAACATTAATGACTCCCTCGGACATGAAGCAGGTGATGCGATTCTATGCAAACTTGCTGACCGCCTCCGCGATGCCACCTACGGATTTGAAACTGTCTTCCGTATTGGTGGTGACGAATTTGTGTTAATATATGAAGACACTTCCGACCATCAATCAGTGCACCGCTCAATAGAAGCTCTTATTCAAGGTATTAAGCGTCCAATTGCCTGGAACAATAAGCAGATTCATATGTCTGCCAGTTTTGGCATTATGCATGGCGAGATGGAAGTAGACACTCCAGAACGCTACCTGCAAAACGCTCACGTAGCACTGAATCACGGACGTTCCAACGGAACAGACGGCGTCACCGTTTATGATGCACAGATATTCTCTAATGCGCTCAAACTCATCAGCATGGAGCTGGACCTTCATAATGCACTAATTAATCAAGAATTTTTCTTAGTGTACCAACCTGTTGTTGATACGATCACACGTGCCGTGACTGGCTTTGAGGCGCTTATCCGCTGGAAAAACAGTCAGGGAAAAATCATCTCTCCGACAAAATTTATTCCGCTGGCAGAAGAAACAGGACTTATTCTACAACTTGGAGAATGGGTACTACTTGAAGCCTGCTCTACCCTTGCTGAATGGCGAAGGACAAATCCGCTATTCAAAAATTTGAAGGTGAACGTCAACCTTTCCGCACGTCAGCTTTCCGACTTGGAATTAACGGATATCGTCTCCCGTATCCTTACAAAAACCAATCTGCCACCAGAGTGCCTGCGTCTGGAAGTAACAGAGACCATGCTCATGGAAAATCCTGACTATGCAGATATTACCCTCCGCCGTCTGAGAGCGCTGGGAGTCGGGCTATGCATCGATGACTTTGGTACAGGATATTCCTCCCTTATGTATCTGCAACAATTTCCTATCAGTAATTTAAAAATCGACAGAAGCTTTGTTAATGACATGGAAAAAAATCCTGCAAACTACGAAATCGTCAAAGCAGTTGTCGCATTAGCGCACGCCTTAGGGTTGACCGTTGTTGCAGAAGGAGTGGAAGAAGAGGAGCAACGTATTATGCTGCTTGAAGCTGGATGTGACTTTTCGCAGGGATACTTGTTCTCACGCCCGATTCCTCCGCAAGAAATTCCAAACATTGTAAGCATAATGCAAGCCCCACAAAAATGTCTGCCACAAGCTGGATAG
- a CDS encoding AzlC family ABC transporter permease, translating into MSKSRSTKESFFTGAGTIIPVMPGIVPFGMLTGVVTIATGISPLKAIFMTFFMFAGAAQVSVAQLMSEHSSAIIIVATAIMINLRFVMYSASITPYLGPLRPWQRLYLSYTLSDQAYAVSIVEFTKKDSPYQKLPFFFGACTSLYVTWMVSTISGIFFGALIPPEWSFDFAVPLTFLALLAPNITDRPSALAAAVAATVAILSVSLPYNMGLMSGAFAGIFTGYFVSKRKRVCHEQ; encoded by the coding sequence ATGTCAAAATCCCGCTCTACTAAAGAATCATTTTTCACCGGTGCCGGTACTATTATCCCCGTCATGCCAGGAATTGTTCCTTTCGGCATGCTGACAGGTGTAGTAACCATTGCCACCGGAATTTCTCCGCTCAAAGCCATTTTCATGACATTCTTCATGTTCGCCGGAGCGGCTCAGGTTTCTGTTGCGCAGCTAATGTCAGAACACAGTTCTGCTATCATCATTGTTGCTACAGCCATCATGATCAATCTGCGCTTTGTCATGTACAGCGCATCAATCACGCCATACCTTGGTCCATTACGTCCATGGCAACGCCTATATCTGTCCTATACATTATCTGATCAGGCCTATGCTGTTTCTATTGTGGAATTCACTAAGAAAGACAGCCCGTATCAAAAACTCCCGTTTTTCTTCGGTGCATGTACCTCGCTCTATGTCACATGGATGGTGTCGACCATCAGCGGTATCTTTTTCGGTGCGCTAATTCCCCCAGAATGGTCCTTTGACTTCGCAGTACCGCTCACCTTTCTTGCCCTGCTCGCCCCGAACATTACGGATAGACCATCCGCATTAGCCGCAGCAGTCGCCGCCACTGTGGCTATTCTCTCCGTTTCATTGCCATATAATATGGGACTGATGTCTGGCGCATTCGCAGGCATTTTTACAGGATATTTTGTTAGCAAACGGAAGCGAGTCTGCCATGAGCAATAG